The Methyloferula stellata AR4 genome includes a window with the following:
- a CDS encoding nuclear transport factor 2 family protein: MGDQEISAALDRHWAASDANDFETEHQIYQEDAVLEYPQSGERIRGRRNIQSSRAAQPNQKRFTVRRMIGAGDLWVTEFVLTYDGRPSYTVSIMEFRDGKVARETQYFGDAFEPGPSRAQWVERIS; this comes from the coding sequence ATGGGAGACCAGGAGATCAGCGCGGCTCTGGATCGCCATTGGGCCGCCTCCGACGCCAACGACTTTGAGACCGAGCACCAGATCTACCAGGAGGACGCGGTGCTCGAATATCCGCAATCGGGCGAGCGCATTCGCGGACGGCGCAACATTCAGTCATCGCGGGCGGCGCAGCCGAACCAGAAACGCTTCACGGTGCGGCGGATGATCGGCGCGGGCGACCTCTGGGTCACTGAATTTGTCCTGACCTATGACGGGCGGCCGTCCTACACCGTGAGCATCATGGAGTTCCGCGATGGGAAGGTGGCCCGCGAGACCCAATATTTCGGCGATGCGTTCGAGCCGGGGCCTTCGCGCGCACAATGGGTCGAGCGGATATCTTGA
- a CDS encoding outer membrane protein: MKTIYLSAAMLCGMAAASAVAADLRPIAPPVVADFSWTGFYAGGNAGVAWGTANVSQTLFAPAPFVPGDAAAVSSAASPLLHSNTAAVGVQAGYNHQWGNLVFGGEVDFDYLHLQAPKSAISVFPSTLPGGVVGPPVQTFSTTTSVSTNWLFTARPRLGWSVGTWLFYATGGLALARENFNQSVALVAPFMETTSLTANRVGWTAGAGVEYAINRNWSLKAEYLHVDLGTASTAATLTPPFPGLGMTGSFRLTTEIARGGVNYHF; this comes from the coding sequence ATGAAAACGATATATCTCTCTGCCGCAATGTTGTGCGGCATGGCGGCCGCTTCGGCGGTCGCGGCCGACTTGCGGCCGATCGCGCCGCCGGTCGTTGCGGACTTCAGTTGGACCGGCTTTTACGCGGGTGGCAATGCCGGCGTCGCTTGGGGCACCGCCAATGTCTCACAGACCTTGTTCGCGCCGGCGCCTTTCGTGCCCGGCGATGCCGCAGCGGTTTCGTCCGCGGCGTCTCCGCTGCTTCATTCCAACACTGCCGCGGTCGGCGTGCAGGCCGGCTATAATCATCAATGGGGCAATTTGGTCTTCGGCGGTGAAGTCGATTTCGACTATCTGCATCTGCAAGCGCCGAAGAGCGCGATCTCCGTGTTTCCGAGCACTTTGCCGGGCGGCGTCGTTGGGCCGCCGGTTCAGACGTTCTCGACCACGACGTCGGTCTCGACCAATTGGCTTTTCACGGCCCGTCCTCGGCTTGGTTGGTCCGTCGGTACATGGCTTTTCTATGCCACGGGCGGTCTCGCGCTCGCGCGGGAGAACTTCAACCAGAGCGTTGCGCTTGTCGCGCCCTTCATGGAAACGACAAGCCTGACGGCCAATCGCGTTGGATGGACGGCGGGTGCCGGCGTCGAATATGCGATCAACCGGAATTGGTCGCTCAAGGCCGAATATCTGCATGTCGATCTCGGCACAGCGTCGACGGCCGCGACGCTAACACCTCCCTTTCCCGGGCTCGGCATGACCGGAAGCTTCCGCCTGACGACCGAGATTGCGCGTGGCGGAGTGAACTATCACTTTTGA
- a CDS encoding AbrB/MazE/SpoVT family DNA-binding domain-containing protein produces the protein MITSKLTTKAQTTIPQPVRTALHLKEGDEIAYTIEKDRVILTKAQPGASDDPFATFSEWDSAADRKAYGKL, from the coding sequence ATGATTACAAGTAAGCTGACGACAAAAGCCCAAACTACGATCCCTCAGCCTGTCCGAACCGCGCTTCATCTTAAGGAAGGCGATGAGATCGCCTATACGATCGAGAAGGATCGGGTGATCCTGACCAAGGCTCAACCCGGCGCGTCGGACGATCCTTTTGCGACCTTCAGCGAATGGGACAGCGCGGCTGATCGGAAGGCCTATGGCAAGCTTTGA
- a CDS encoding type II toxin-antitoxin system PemK/MazF family toxin — MASFEQGAVIRVPFPYTDRATRQRRPALVVSAGGIGEDESLLWVVMITSAENRPWPGDISLGKSYADAGLPAPSVIRPCKLATIETRHAEPLGRIKPAMMTKVTAALRDYLGLG; from the coding sequence ATGGCAAGCTTTGAGCAGGGCGCCGTTATACGGGTCCCATTTCCCTATACCGACCGCGCAACACGGCAGCGGCGTCCGGCGCTTGTCGTCTCGGCGGGCGGCATAGGCGAGGACGAAAGCCTGCTTTGGGTCGTGATGATTACGAGCGCCGAAAACCGGCCTTGGCCCGGCGATATTTCGCTCGGGAAGTCCTATGCGGACGCTGGTCTTCCCGCCCCCTCGGTCATCCGGCCTTGCAAGCTCGCCACGATCGAAACGCGCCACGCCGAACCCTTGGGCCGCATCAAACCGGCGATGATGACGAAGGTCACAGCTGCGCTGCGGGACTATTTGGGTTTAGGCTAA
- a CDS encoding transglutaminase family protein, producing the protein MIYDIRHLTSYAYGSSVTFSHCALRLLPKDGTGQYVMAASLDIDPAPKELHQRICFFGNRVTSLTIETPHRRLSVEANISIEIDREASLHPKLTPAWEYVRDSAFSSASLDPESPVHFLYPSRFVPHYQPATDYARGLFTTGRPVLEAAIDLMHRMRGDFRYDPKATILSTPLSEAFEKRHGVCQDFAHIMIAGLRGIGLPAAYVSGYIRTIPPEGQKRLQGADAMHAWVSLWCGEACGWIDLDPTNDMLIGNDHIVLARGRDYADISPVAGIILGTREQDVDVQVDVVPRM; encoded by the coding sequence GTGATCTACGATATCAGGCATCTCACATCCTACGCCTATGGGTCCTCCGTCACCTTCTCGCATTGCGCCTTGCGGCTTTTACCGAAGGATGGCACCGGCCAATATGTGATGGCGGCCTCGCTCGATATCGATCCGGCGCCGAAGGAATTACATCAAAGGATCTGTTTCTTCGGCAATCGCGTGACCTCGCTCACGATCGAGACGCCGCATCGCAGGCTTTCGGTCGAAGCCAATATTTCGATCGAAATCGATCGCGAGGCGAGCCTGCATCCAAAGCTCACGCCCGCCTGGGAATATGTGCGCGACAGCGCTTTTTCGAGCGCGTCGCTCGACCCCGAGTCGCCGGTGCATTTTCTCTATCCGAGCCGCTTCGTGCCGCATTATCAGCCCGCGACGGATTATGCGCGCGGGCTGTTCACGACCGGCCGTCCCGTGCTCGAGGCCGCGATCGATCTCATGCATCGCATGCGCGGCGATTTCAGATATGATCCGAAGGCGACGATCCTCTCGACGCCATTGTCGGAAGCCTTCGAGAAGCGCCACGGCGTCTGTCAGGATTTCGCGCATATCATGATCGCCGGTCTGCGCGGGATCGGTCTCCCGGCCGCTTACGTCTCGGGCTATATCCGGACGATCCCGCCGGAGGGCCAGAAGCGTCTGCAAGGGGCCGACGCCATGCATGCCTGGGTGTCGCTTTGGTGCGGCGAGGCCTGCGGCTGGATTGATCTCGATCCGACGAACGACATGCTGATCGGCAATGATCATATCGTGTTGGCGCGGGGCCGCGACTATGCCGATATTTCACCTGTCGCGGGGATTATTTTGGGCACGCGCGAGCAGGATGTCGATGTGCAGGTCGATGTCGTGCCGAGAATGTGA
- a CDS encoding circularly permuted type 2 ATP-grasp protein: protein MAPRVSTAKAQILSSRLRELTADYRPLVDIPDEFVGPSGAPRPHWLRFFEALFEHGPEEIERRFGTADRHIREAGVSYRAYGDLSERTWPLSHLPLLIEAREWQEIAEGIEQRAGLLEAIAADIYGPGRLIADGDLPAAAVTGSPEFLHSLSHVRPPGGKYLHLYAADLGRGPDGRWWVLGDRTQAPSGTGYALANRLVLSRAFPTLYGDMNVERLAPFFQSFRSGLAGLAQRSDARICLLTPGPFNETYFEQAYLARYLGFLLVEGADLTMRENQVHVRTIAGLKRADVIWRRIDSDYADPLELNAHSKLGVPGLIEAVRENGVVLANALGTGVLETPALMSFMPRLCQRVLGEALLLPNIATWWCGQPAERKDVIRHIDEMAIAGAFGNPVLDFPANQSVVGASLTPEQKQRLVGEIETRGVDFVGQEVVNLSTTPMWIDGHLIPRPFVLRVYATQTADGWKVMPGGFCRISDRADARAVSMGAGVKSADVWVLSEKPVEMVSLLPTDETVRIRRIMGVLPSRAADNLFWLGRYLERAEATLRLIRSLAGRLTEADPRIADAGITASRLAGLFVAWGAAPPNTGVDTVALAATALHSDDQYGSVLSLIRDARRAASFIRERLSPDTWRLINQLDALLAQDNGVALTETEIFERADVALRRLAAIAGLGQENMNRGAGWHFFDAGRRIERAVDTCRFARYFTSREAPADDLDALLDLIDSQITYRSRYLMGVAVSTVRDMVVLDPFNPRSVAFQVERLVEHLEKLPVLNEDGMLETPRRLVLALAAEIATSVAAQLDNDRILAFEQNLLGLADAIAQRYFLQGPHAARADKSGGLA, encoded by the coding sequence ATGGCCCCACGCGTGTCCACAGCCAAGGCGCAGATTCTGTCGAGCCGCCTGCGCGAGCTGACGGCCGACTATAGGCCGCTCGTCGATATTCCCGACGAATTCGTGGGGCCTTCCGGCGCGCCGCGTCCGCATTGGCTCCGCTTCTTCGAGGCTTTGTTCGAACATGGGCCGGAGGAGATCGAGCGCCGTTTCGGTACGGCTGATCGGCATATCCGGGAGGCTGGCGTCTCCTATCGCGCCTATGGCGACCTGAGCGAACGTACCTGGCCCTTGAGCCATCTGCCGCTGCTGATCGAAGCGCGCGAATGGCAGGAAATCGCCGAAGGCATAGAGCAGCGCGCCGGACTTCTCGAAGCGATCGCCGCCGATATTTACGGGCCGGGGCGCCTCATCGCCGACGGCGATCTTCCGGCCGCCGCCGTCACCGGCAGCCCGGAATTTTTGCATTCGCTCTCTCATGTCCGCCCGCCCGGCGGCAAATATCTGCATCTTTACGCCGCCGATCTCGGCCGCGGTCCCGACGGGCGCTGGTGGGTTCTGGGCGACCGCACGCAGGCGCCTTCGGGCACCGGCTATGCGCTCGCCAACCGCCTTGTGCTCTCCCGTGCCTTTCCGACGCTTTACGGCGACATGAATGTCGAGCGCCTGGCGCCTTTCTTCCAGAGCTTCCGCTCGGGTCTCGCAGGGCTGGCGCAGCGCAGTGATGCGCGCATCTGCCTGCTGACGCCGGGACCTTTCAACGAGACCTATTTCGAACAGGCCTATCTTGCCCGCTATCTCGGCTTTCTTTTGGTCGAGGGTGCCGACCTCACCATGCGCGAGAATCAGGTTCATGTGCGCACCATCGCAGGTTTGAAACGCGCCGATGTGATCTGGCGGCGGATCGATTCCGATTATGCCGATCCCCTCGAACTCAATGCTCATTCCAAGCTCGGCGTGCCGGGCCTGATCGAGGCGGTGCGCGAGAATGGCGTCGTGCTCGCCAATGCGCTCGGCACCGGCGTTCTCGAAACGCCCGCCTTGATGAGCTTCATGCCGCGGCTCTGCCAGCGCGTGCTGGGCGAAGCGCTGCTCTTGCCCAATATCGCGACGTGGTGGTGCGGCCAGCCGGCCGAGCGAAAGGATGTGATCAGGCATATCGACGAGATGGCGATTGCGGGCGCCTTCGGGAATCCGGTGCTCGATTTCCCGGCCAATCAATCTGTCGTCGGCGCCTCGCTGACGCCGGAGCAAAAGCAAAGGCTCGTCGGCGAGATCGAGACGCGCGGCGTCGATTTCGTCGGCCAGGAAGTGGTCAATCTCTCGACGACGCCGATGTGGATCGACGGGCATCTCATCCCGCGTCCCTTCGTGCTGCGCGTCTACGCGACTCAGACGGCCGATGGCTGGAAGGTCATGCCGGGCGGCTTCTGCCGCATCTCGGACCGCGCCGATGCGCGCGCTGTCTCGATGGGCGCGGGCGTCAAATCGGCGGATGTCTGGGTTCTCTCGGAAAAGCCGGTCGAGATGGTCTCGCTTCTGCCGACCGACGAGACGGTGCGCATCCGCCGCATCATGGGCGTTCTGCCTTCACGCGCGGCCGACAATCTCTTCTGGCTTGGCCGCTATCTCGAGCGCGCCGAAGCGACGCTCCGGCTCATCCGCTCGCTCGCCGGACGCCTCACCGAAGCCGATCCGCGCATAGCCGATGCCGGCATCACGGCGAGCCGCCTTGCCGGTCTCTTCGTTGCCTGGGGCGCGGCGCCGCCGAACACGGGGGTGGATACGGTCGCGCTCGCCGCCACCGCGCTCCATAGCGACGATCAATATGGATCGGTGCTGTCACTCATCCGCGATGCGCGCCGCGCGGCGTCTTTCATCCGCGAACGTCTGTCGCCCGACACATGGCGGCTCATCAATCAGCTCGACGCGCTGCTGGCGCAGGACAATGGCGTGGCTTTGACCGAGACAGAGATTTTCGAGCGCGCCGATGTGGCTTTGCGACGGCTCGCGGCGATCGCGGGCCTCGGCCAGGAGAATATGAACCGCGGCGCGGGCTGGCATTTCTTCGATGCCGGACGCCGCATCGAGCGCGCCGTCGATACCTGCCGCTTCGCCCGCTATTTCACGAGCCGCGAAGCGCCGGCCGACGATCTCGATGCGCTGCTCGATCTTATCGACTCGCAGATCACCTATCGTTCGCGCTATCTGATGGGCGTCGCGGTCTCGACGGTGCGCGACATGGTCGTGCTCGATCCGTTCAATCCGCGCTCGGTCGCTTTCCAGGTCGAGCGGCTGGTCGAGCATTTGGAAAAACTGCCGGTGCTCAACGAAGACGGCATGTTGGAGACGCCGCGCCGCCTCGTGCTGGCGCTTGCCGCCGAGATCGCGACGTCCGTCGCGGCGCAGCTCGACAATGACCGCATCCTGGCGTTCGAGCAAAATCTGCTCGGCCTCGCAGACGCGATCGCACAGCGTTATTTTCTCCAAGGTCCGCATGCCGCGCGCGCCGACAAGTCGGGCGGGCTCGCGTGA
- the mog gene encoding molybdopterin adenylyltransferase: MADELKRAAIVGVVTASDRASIGVYEDESGPAIVAYLTRILTTPFTTVRRIIPDGFESVRDCLIELADKDHCDLILTTGGTGPSPRDLTPEATEAAAPRVLPGFGELMRQESLKQVPTAILSRQIAAHRGPCLIINLPGKPASIEVCLNAVFPAVPYCLDLIGAAYIETDPQVLKAFRPKK; the protein is encoded by the coding sequence ATGGCCGATGAATTGAAACGCGCGGCCATCGTCGGCGTGGTGACGGCCTCCGACCGGGCCAGCATCGGCGTCTACGAGGATGAGAGCGGTCCGGCGATCGTGGCCTATCTCACCAGGATTCTGACGACGCCTTTTACCACCGTCCGGCGGATCATTCCGGACGGGTTTGAATCCGTCCGCGACTGTCTGATCGAACTCGCCGATAAGGACCATTGCGATCTGATCCTGACGACCGGCGGCACTGGGCCCTCGCCGCGCGACCTGACCCCGGAAGCAACCGAGGCCGCCGCGCCGCGCGTCCTGCCGGGTTTCGGCGAGCTGATGCGGCAGGAAAGCCTGAAGCAAGTGCCGACCGCGATCCTGTCGCGGCAGATCGCGGCGCATCGCGGGCCTTGCCTCATCATCAATCTGCCGGGCAAGCCCGCGTCGATCGAGGTCTGTCTCAATGCGGTCTTCCCCGCAGTGCCTTATTGTCTCGATTTGATCGGTGCGGCCTATATAGAGACCGATCCGCAGGTCTTGAAAGCCTTCAGGCCCAAAAAATGA
- a CDS encoding NADP(H)-dependent aldo-keto reductase: MVEYRKLGQTDLAVSSICLGTMTWGQQNTEADGHAQLDMALDRGINFIDTAEMYSVPPKPETQGSTEKIIGTWFKARGNRDKVILATKVSGRSTNPYIRPHARHTELNRQQITFAIEASLKRLQTDYIDLYQLHWPDRPLPLFGDSATIYKEAPPPATPENPIEETLAVLNDFVKQGKIREVGLSNETAWGTSRFIHAWERGCGPRMVSIQNAYNLLNRTFEIGLAEIAVREKVGLLAYSPLAQGYLTGKYQNGARPEGSRSVLFNRGQRYEKPGAAQAIDKYVALAKEAGLDPAQMALAFVTSRPFVTSNIIGATTMEQLKTDLDSLDVTITPELEEKIDAIHQIHPNPAP, from the coding sequence ATGGTCGAATATCGCAAACTGGGTCAAACCGACCTCGCCGTCTCGTCGATCTGCCTCGGCACCATGACCTGGGGCCAACAGAACACCGAGGCCGACGGCCATGCGCAGCTCGACATGGCGCTCGATCGCGGCATCAATTTCATCGACACGGCGGAAATGTATTCCGTCCCGCCGAAGCCCGAGACGCAAGGCTCGACCGAAAAGATCATCGGCACCTGGTTCAAGGCGCGCGGCAATCGCGACAAGGTGATCCTCGCGACGAAAGTCTCGGGCCGCAGCACCAACCCCTATATCAGGCCGCATGCCCGCCATACCGAACTCAACCGGCAACAGATCACTTTCGCGATCGAGGCGTCGCTGAAACGTCTGCAAACGGATTATATCGACCTCTATCAATTGCATTGGCCGGACCGGCCGCTGCCGCTCTTTGGCGATTCCGCGACGATCTACAAGGAAGCACCGCCGCCTGCGACGCCTGAAAATCCGATCGAGGAAACGCTCGCCGTCCTCAATGATTTCGTGAAGCAGGGAAAAATCCGCGAGGTCGGACTGTCGAACGAAACCGCCTGGGGCACGTCACGATTCATTCATGCCTGGGAACGCGGCTGCGGTCCGCGTATGGTCTCGATCCAAAACGCCTATAATCTCCTGAACCGCACCTTCGAGATCGGGCTCGCCGAAATCGCGGTGCGCGAGAAGGTCGGCCTGCTCGCCTATTCGCCTTTGGCGCAAGGCTATCTCACCGGCAAATATCAGAACGGCGCAAGGCCGGAGGGATCGCGTTCCGTTCTGTTCAATCGCGGCCAGCGCTATGAGAAACCCGGCGCCGCGCAGGCGATCGACAAATATGTGGCGCTTGCCAAAGAGGCTGGCCTCGATCCCGCGCAGATGGCCTTGGCCTTCGTGACCTCACGGCCCTTCGTCACATCGAACATCATCGGCGCGACGACGATGGAGCAATTGAAGACCGATCTCGATTCTCTCGATGTGACGATCACGCCAGAGCTTGAGGAAAAGATCGACGCGATCCATCAGATCCATCCAAACCCGGCGCCGTAG
- a CDS encoding malate--CoA ligase subunit beta: MDIHEYQAKELLHKFGVAIQPGFMASSADQAVYVATQLGGWHWAVKAQVHAGGRGKAGGVKLCKTYNEVRRAAEDMLNKRLVTAQTGPEGKPVQRVYVEVADPFETELYLGFVLDRKAERVRVIASKHGGMEIEEIVASDPNAITQILVEPAVGLQAFQAREIAFELGLNIKQMARAVTTLLGAYRAFRDCDATMLEINPLVITKDDRVIALDAKMSFDDNAMFRRPMVSAMFDPAQSDPREAQAAEHNLNYIGLDGEIGCIVNGAGLAMATMDMIKHAGGAPANFLDVGGGASPERVATAFRLVLSDPNVKSILVNIFAGINRCDWVAQGVVQACKEIEIKVPLIVRLAGTNVEAGRKIITESGIAIISADTLTEAAEKAVAACGNVHKLATTH; this comes from the coding sequence ATGGACATTCACGAATATCAGGCGAAGGAATTGTTGCATAAATTCGGTGTGGCCATTCAACCGGGTTTCATGGCCTCTTCAGCCGATCAGGCTGTTTATGTAGCAACCCAGCTTGGCGGATGGCATTGGGCGGTGAAGGCTCAGGTTCACGCGGGCGGGCGCGGCAAGGCCGGCGGCGTAAAACTTTGCAAGACCTATAATGAAGTGCGCCGCGCAGCCGAGGACATGCTCAACAAGCGCCTCGTCACCGCGCAGACAGGCCCGGAAGGAAAACCGGTTCAACGCGTCTATGTCGAAGTCGCCGATCCTTTCGAAACCGAACTTTATCTGGGTTTCGTCCTCGATCGCAAAGCCGAGCGCGTGCGCGTTATCGCATCGAAACATGGCGGCATGGAGATCGAAGAGATCGTCGCCTCCGATCCCAATGCGATCACGCAGATTCTCGTCGAGCCGGCCGTCGGCCTGCAAGCCTTCCAAGCCCGCGAGATCGCCTTCGAACTCGGCCTGAACATCAAGCAGATGGCGCGCGCGGTGACGACCCTTCTTGGCGCCTATCGCGCGTTTCGCGATTGCGATGCGACCATGCTCGAGATCAATCCGCTCGTCATCACCAAAGACGATCGCGTCATCGCGCTCGATGCGAAAATGTCCTTCGACGATAATGCGATGTTCCGCCGTCCCATGGTCTCGGCCATGTTCGATCCGGCGCAATCCGATCCGCGCGAGGCGCAGGCCGCCGAGCACAATCTGAATTACATCGGGCTCGACGGAGAGATCGGCTGCATCGTCAATGGCGCGGGTCTCGCCATGGCGACGATGGACATGATCAAGCATGCCGGCGGAGCGCCGGCGAACTTCCTCGATGTCGGCGGCGGCGCCTCGCCCGAACGCGTGGCAACGGCCTTCCGGCTGGTTCTGTCCGATCCCAATGTGAAAAGCATCCTCGTCAATATTTTCGCCGGCATCAACCGCTGCGACTGGGTCGCGCAAGGCGTGGTTCAGGCCTGCAAGGAGATTGAAATCAAAGTGCCGCTGATCGTGCGGCTCGCCGGCACCAATGTCGAAGCGGGCCGCAAGATCATCACTGAAAGCGGCATTGCGATCATCAGCGCAGACACATTGACCGAAGCTGCCGAAAAGGCCGTCGCCGCCTGCGGCAACGTCCATAAACTCGCGACAACACATTAA
- the sucD gene encoding succinate--CoA ligase subunit alpha, whose product MSILIDEKTPIIVQGITGEKGSFHAKEMIECGSKVVGGVTPGKGGTTHLGLPVFNTVKDAVRATGAEASLAFVAPAFAADAIMEAADAGIRLVCSITDGIPAQDMMRVKRYLMRYPKDRRTLLVGPNCAGIISPGKAMLGIMPSNIYMRGNVGIISRSGTLGYEAASQMKALGIGVSTSVGIGGDPINGSSFADHLALFEQDPETVAVLMIGEIGGAQEAEAAAWIQKNMTKPVVGFVAGLTAPKGRRMGHAGAIISAVGDSAAEKTEIMKSYGLTVAPSPGEFGTTMASVLATAKPQRMSA is encoded by the coding sequence ATGAGCATTCTCATCGACGAAAAAACACCCATCATCGTACAAGGCATCACGGGTGAAAAAGGGTCGTTCCACGCCAAGGAAATGATCGAGTGCGGCTCGAAGGTCGTCGGCGGTGTGACGCCCGGCAAAGGCGGCACGACGCATCTTGGTCTTCCGGTTTTCAATACGGTGAAGGACGCAGTGCGGGCGACCGGCGCCGAAGCCTCGCTCGCCTTCGTCGCGCCGGCCTTCGCGGCCGACGCGATCATGGAAGCGGCCGACGCCGGCATCCGGCTCGTCTGTTCGATCACCGACGGCATTCCGGCGCAGGACATGATGCGCGTCAAACGCTATCTCATGCGCTATCCGAAAGACCGCCGCACGCTGCTGGTCGGACCGAATTGCGCCGGCATCATCAGCCCCGGCAAGGCGATGCTGGGCATCATGCCGAGCAATATCTATATGCGCGGCAATGTCGGCATCATCTCGCGTTCGGGTACGCTCGGCTATGAAGCCGCCTCGCAGATGAAGGCTTTGGGCATCGGCGTTTCGACCAGCGTCGGCATCGGCGGCGACCCGATCAACGGCAGCTCCTTCGCCGATCATCTCGCCCTGTTCGAACAGGATCCGGAGACCGTCGCCGTGCTCATGATCGGCGAGATCGGCGGCGCGCAGGAAGCCGAAGCCGCCGCCTGGATTCAAAAGAACATGACGAAGCCCGTTGTCGGGTTCGTCGCAGGCCTCACGGCGCCGAAGGGCCGCCGCATGGGCCATGCCGGCGCGATCATCTCGGCGGTCGGCGACAGCGCTGCGGAAAAGACCGAGATCATGAAGAGCTACGGCCTGACCGTCGCGCCAAGCCCCGGCGAATTCGGCACGACCATGGCGAGCGTGCTCGCCACGGCAAAACCCCAGCGCATGTCGGCGTGA
- a CDS encoding HpcH/HpaI aldolase/citrate lyase family protein, whose translation MSFTLIAQATPRLQRSELAVPGSNPALFEKAAKSKADVIFLDVEDAVAPDDKEQARKNIIQGLNEVDWGTKSMMIRINGLDTHYMYRDVVDIVEACPRLDLILIPKVGVPADVYALDMLVTQIETAKKRTKRIGFEVLIETALGMANVEAIAQSSPRLEAMSFGVADYAASTRARTTVIGGVNPDYGVLSDKDADGKRAYYWADQWHAAQTRMLIACRAYGLRPIDGPFGDFSDPDGFFAAAKRAAVLGYEGKWAIHPSQIDLANQVFTPSETEVTKAKRIIEAMDQAAKDGKGAVSLDGKLIDIASIRMAEALLNKAQAMAAAE comes from the coding sequence ATGAGCTTTACCCTGATCGCGCAGGCCACGCCGCGCCTGCAACGCTCCGAACTCGCCGTTCCGGGCTCGAATCCGGCGCTCTTCGAAAAGGCGGCGAAATCCAAGGCCGACGTCATTTTCCTTGATGTCGAAGATGCGGTGGCGCCCGACGATAAGGAGCAGGCCCGCAAAAATATCATCCAGGGCCTCAACGAGGTCGACTGGGGCACCAAGTCCATGATGATCCGCATCAATGGGCTCGACACCCATTATATGTATCGCGACGTCGTCGATATTGTCGAAGCCTGCCCGCGCCTCGACCTGATCCTCATTCCCAAGGTCGGCGTGCCGGCCGATGTCTATGCGCTCGACATGCTGGTCACGCAGATCGAGACCGCCAAAAAGCGCACGAAGCGCATAGGCTTCGAAGTGCTGATCGAAACGGCGCTCGGCATGGCCAATGTGGAGGCGATCGCGCAATCGAGCCCGCGCCTCGAAGCGATGAGCTTCGGCGTCGCCGACTATGCGGCATCGACCCGCGCGCGCACGACCGTCATTGGCGGCGTCAATCCGGATTACGGCGTGCTCTCCGACAAGGATGCCGACGGCAAGCGCGCCTATTATTGGGCTGACCAATGGCACGCCGCCCAAACCCGCATGCTCATTGCCTGCCGCGCCTATGGGCTGCGGCCGATCGACGGGCCGTTCGGCGATTTCTCGGATCCCGACGGTTTTTTTGCCGCGGCCAAGCGCGCCGCGGTGCTCGGCTATGAGGGCAAATGGGCGATCCACCCGTCCCAGATCGACCTGGCGAATCAGGTCTTCACGCCCTCCGAGACGGAAGTGACCAAGGCCAAGCGTATCATCGAGGCGATGGATCAGGCCGCGAAAGACGGCAAGGGCGCCGTGTCGCTCGATGGAAAATTGATCGACATAGCCTCGATCCGCATGGCAGAAGCACTCCTCAACAAGGCGCAGGCAATGGCCGCGGCGGAGTGA